A window of Deltaproteobacteria bacterium genomic DNA:
CCATGAGCGAATTTATAGATTACCGAAGGTTTGCTGTTGCTGAGAGTGCCTGTGTTGTCGGCCCTCAGCTTGGAATTTACTTCTTTCGGTCTTCCACTTTTTCTATAAAACCCAATTTGTCCAGGAGTCACCTCAATGACTAAGGCGAGCGTCCATTTTGTCATTTCCATGAACCGTCCAGCTTCTCACATGTTTAACGTGACGATGACCGTTCAAGAGCCCAACACCGAAGAGCAGTTGTTTTCTTTACCGGCATGGATTCCTGGTAGCTATTTGTTGCGGGAATTCGCGAAGAGCTTAGGACCGATCAGTGCCCGTTTGGAAGCTGGTCCGATAGAGGTGCATAAAGTTGACCGAAACACTTGGGCCGTGCGCGGTGCCAAAGGTCCGCTTACCCTGCAGTACGATGTTTACGCGTGGGACATGTCGGTTCGGTCGGCTCACCTGGATCAGACCCATGGTTACTACAATGGAACCAGCGTGTGTTTAATGACCCACGGGATGGAAAACGAGTCGCATTCTGTCGAAATCATCGAACCGAGCGATGAGAAATGTGTCAACTGGCGAGTTGCTACCACTTTAAAGCGTGTGACGGGTGAAGAGGGGGGCTTTGGTTTGTTTGAGTCGCCTGACTACGATGACCTCGTTGATCATCCGGTTGAAATGGGTGATTTCACTTTGGCAACTTTTGAAGCAGCAGGGGTTCCCCATCACATCGCGATAACCGGTCGTCACAGCACCGATTGCGAGCGCTTATGTGCAGACCTTAAAGAGATTTGTGAAACACACATCAATATGTTCGGCGAGTTGCCAAAGATGGATTGTTACCTTTTTCAGGTGATGGCTGTTGGTAATGCTTACGGTGGACTTGAGCACAGAAGCTCTACATCTTTGGTTTGCAAACGCGACGACCTACCTCAAAAGGGAGTCGAAGAGGTCACCGAAGGCTATCGGCAATTCCTCGGGCTTTGTAGTCATGAGTATTTCCACACCTGGAATGTGAAGCGGATTAAGCCAGCGATGTTTCTTCCTTACGATCTGAGTAAAGAGTCGCATACTACGCTTCTCTGGGCCTTTGAGGGCATAACTTCGTATTTCGACGACCTAGGACTCATCCGCAGTGGTATGGTCGATACTGAATCCTACCTGGAGCTACTGGGGCGGGGTGCGACGCGTGTGTATCGAAGCTATGGTAGGCATAAGCAGTCTTTGTTCGACTCCAGCTTTGACGCCTGGACAAAGTTTTATCGTCAAGATGAGAATGCGCCCAATGCGATTGTTAGCTACTACACCAAGGGCGCGATTGTTGCGCTGGCGCTCGACATGAAGATTCGTCACGTGACTCAAGATGAGAAAAGCTTGGATGACGTGATGCGTGTGTTGTGGGCACGGCATGGAAAGCCTTTGGTGGGTGTACCTGAAGATGGTGTTGAGAAAATCGTACAAGAGGTTGCCGGTGAAGATTTCACCGACTTCTTCGACTCAGCTTTACGAGGCACTGACGACATCGAACTTAATCCGCTGCTTGAACCTCTTGGTGTCCGATTCTGCGTTCGCCCTCAAGAAAATTCTGCCGACAAGGGCGGAAAGCCTTCGAAGAAAAAAGTGACCGAGCAGGGATGTATTGGAGCCCGGACGGGTGCCGGTGGTTTTGGTGCAAAAGTTCTCAACGTGTTCGATGGCGCCGCCGCTGAAGACGCTGGCCTCGCAGCCGGTGATGTTGTCGTCGCGCTGGATGGTCTTCGGGTCACGGGAACCGATTTGGAAGACCGTGTCGCCGCACTTAAGGTAGGGGAAGAAGTATCAGTGCACGCTTTTCGCCGGGATGAACTCGTCACCACGACTCTTAAGGTAGGTTCACCGGTAGCCGATACCGTTTATTTTGAGCTGATTGAGGATGCCTCTGAAGCAGTCGTGGCACGGCGTAACGCCTGGCTTGGCCTTGGTGCTAGCGAAGGTTTAAACGCTTAAGAAGGCCATCTAGACGAAGCGAAGCCTCGGTGCGCGCCTCTTTGTAGTCGTCGCTTTCAACGATGCTCTCAGAATAGTGCCCGGCGGTTCCTCGCCACTGACCTGATGTCATCATTTGATAAATACCTTTCGATGCATCTGCCATACTTAAGGTTTGCAGCACGTCAAGGCAGGGCCAGAGTGAAGGGTGCTCAGGATCCCACACCACGATGTTGGCTCGATAACCGTTTTGTATTTTCCCAACCGGTAAATCAGGGTGCATGTTGCTCGCCGTTCCCCAAACACTCTTGAGAAGACCTGGGTAACTTATTGCCTCTGCGGCTAGGTTGCGCGTAGCGGTTCGTTCTTCCATCACGGCCTCTGCGTCTTGAAGTGAACCGGATTGTCTGAAACGCCGATGGGCTTCACTTTGAGTTACCGTGAAGCTGAGTGCACCACCCGCGGCTCGAAGCTCTTGCTGGATGTTCATGGTGTCGTTGCATGCACCGCAGTCTGTTCCTAAGACATACCGAACATCATGCTCAATCCATGAGGGAAGATGAGCGGGGAAGGCATATTGCATTTGTGAAAATGAGCAAAACCCAAGCGTGTTAAGTTGAGGCCGGATTCGCTTGAGGTCTTCATTTGAAAAGAAGAGACAGTGCACCAAGAGAGAGCCTGATTTGGCATCTAGAACTCCCAAGCGCTCCAGTCGTTCCACCGGCGACATCGAGAAACGTTCAACACTGCGCTGGTATTCTTCGAGGGATTGAGCCACGTGAGAGTGAATGGGCAGGTTCTTCGTATTCGCAAGCTCTATGATTTGGTTCCAAAGTTCATCGCTGACGGTATCGGTTGCATGGGGACCGAGGGCGGCCGCAATACCGCTCTCTATTGAATACCTGCTCTGTATCTCCAGTGTTTCACTAAGCTGGCTTTCGAGGGATTGTGTGCCCGGGCCGCTTAGGTCTTGGAGGGTAGGGGCGATGACCGCATTGAGACCAACATCCTCAATTCCATCCGCAAGCTCTAACCCGGCATAATAATGTTCCCAAACAGTACCAGTACCTGAGAGAAGTGCTTCATAAGCGCCCATTCTGGTAAAGGCGCGGATATCACCCACTTGCAACGATGATTCGATTCGGAAGAACAGATCTTCAACGACATTGCCCGCGAGGGCGGCAACACCGCCGATACCGCGAAAGGCGCTCATGGGAAGGTGGGTATGGCAATTCACGAAAGCGGGGCTGATAGGCCGGTCTCCAAAGTCGAGAACGTCGACGCCACTGGGAGGTTCGTCAACCTTTTCAACATCAGTGATAAAGGTGCCATCAACACTGATGCAGGCGGGCGCCACAATGAGCTGGCCCGATGCATCTTCTAGAATGACACGTTTGCTAAATATCTTCATTACAACTAAATCGTAACGTAAAGGCATCCAGCACGCGAGAAGTGTAATGGGGCAAAGCCGGCTCACACTGGATTTTGTTGGGTTGGGGACATAGAATCTCTCAAGAAGGAGACTTCCGTGAAACAGGCTAGCAAGCGAATAATGACCTCATTGATGGGCAACAGCCAAAAGCTCGATGGCGGTGCGATGTTTGGAAATGCACCCAAAGCTTTATGGACGCGGTGGGTACCTTGCGACAATGAGAACAGGATTCCGTTGGCTTGCCGGTGCTTATTGGTTGAGGAATCTGAACGTAAGATTCTTTTTGAGGCCGGGATTGGAACATTCTTTGAGCCTAAGATGAAGGACCGGTTTGGAGTGGTTGAGTCTGAGCATGTTTTGCTGGATTCATTGGCAGCTCATGACCTGACGCACGAAGATATCGATGTCGTGGTTCTATCTCATCTGCACTTTGACCATTCTGGTGGTCTCCTTTCTGCATGGTCAGAGGACGCGTCACCGAAGCTTTTGTTTCCAAATGCGCAGTTTGTAGTGGGTGAAAAAGCTTGGGACCGGGCCCTCAACCCGCACCCTCGTGATAAGGCTTCATTTGTTCCGATTTTGAATGCGCAGCTTGCATCATCGGGGCGGTTGGAAGTAGTTCCAAGTGGTTCTCAGTCTGAAGTGCTGGGTGAGGGGTACCGCTTTCACGAAAGTCACGGCCACACTCCAGGACTCCTTTTAACTGAGATTGATATGCCTGATGGACCCGTGGTGTTTGGCGGTGATTTGATTCCAGGAACGCCTTGGGTGCACTTGCCTATTACGATGGGTTATGACCGGTACCCGGAACTGCTTATCGATGAAAAGCGTGCATTACTTGAGGATTTACACAAGCGCGGAGGCCGGTTGTTCTATACCCATGATAGTAAAACTGCTCTTTCTCGGCTTAGTGTCGATGAACGAGGCCGGTTTAGCGCTCTTGAACCGGTGGAAGCAGTGACTGCTCTTGAGCAATAAGTGGAGTGAAGCATGGACCACGGTTTAATAAAGGCGGCCAAAGAATTACTCGAGGTTTCAGACCTCATTGATCTTCATGTTGATGGGCTGATTCCCCATAGGCTCTTTGGCTACGACCTCAATGTACGACACTCAGGCAGTTACACGGGCGGCCGATTCATGGGGCATCTCGATTTTCCCCGAGCCATAGAGAATGGTTGTAATGCGGCAATGTGGTCTATTACGACCAACCCGTTTAAGCCCAAGGGGCGTCGCTGGCAGTCTTTTCTTGAGAACGTGACCACTTTAGAAAATCAAGTCCAGAGATCTCATGGCCGTGTGAAGATAGCTACGACATGGTCAGAGTTTATGGATCTTCGCGATAAAGTGGAGCACATTTGTTTACCAGCAATTCAAGGTGGTAACTCATTGGCCGGAGCTCCTGGTGGCTGCGCTGATATTCCTGGTAACTGCATTACACGGGTTACGTTGGTTCATCTTACGAATTCTCTTTATGGGATTACATCGAGCCCATTGAAGGGCCTGCGCGGGAGCGAGGGCCTAAGCGGAGCAGGGCGCGATTTTGTACGTGACTTGAATGCTCATCGTATTTTTGTGGATCTAGCCCACATCAACGAAGCAGGCTTTTGGGATGCTGTTGAATGTCATGATGCATCTCAGCCTCTCATTGTTACCCATACTGGGGTTGATGGCGTTCGTGACCACTGGCGTAACTTAACGGATGAGCAGATTAAGGTTATTGCAGACAGTGGCGGTACGGTTGGCGTTATCTTCGAACCGAATTTTCTCAAGCGCGCGAATGGGCCCATGGATGGGAATATGATTCTCGAGCATATGGCACATATTATCCACGTCGTGGGAGATGAGTTTGTATCCATTGGGACAGACT
This region includes:
- a CDS encoding MBL fold metallo-hydrolase; translation: MTSLMGNSQKLDGGAMFGNAPKALWTRWVPCDNENRIPLACRCLLVEESERKILFEAGIGTFFEPKMKDRFGVVESEHVLLDSLAAHDLTHEDIDVVVLSHLHFDHSGGLLSAWSEDASPKLLFPNAQFVVGEKAWDRALNPHPRDKASFVPILNAQLASSGRLEVVPSGSQSEVLGEGYRFHESHGHTPGLLLTEIDMPDGPVVFGGDLIPGTPWVHLPITMGYDRYPELLIDEKRALLEDLHKRGGRLFYTHDSKTALSRLSVDERGRFSALEPVEAVTALEQ
- a CDS encoding amidohydrolase family protein, with the protein product MKIFSKRVILEDASGQLIVAPACISVDGTFITDVEKVDEPPSGVDVLDFGDRPISPAFVNCHTHLPMSAFRGIGGVAALAGNVVEDLFFRIESSLQVGDIRAFTRMGAYEALLSGTGTVWEHYYAGLELADGIEDVGLNAVIAPTLQDLSGPGTQSLESQLSETLEIQSRYSIESGIAAALGPHATDTVSDELWNQIIELANTKNLPIHSHVAQSLEEYQRSVERFSMSPVERLERLGVLDAKSGSLLVHCLFFSNEDLKRIRPQLNTLGFCSFSQMQYAFPAHLPSWIEHDVRYVLGTDCGACNDTMNIQQELRAAGGALSFTVTQSEAHRRFRQSGSLQDAEAVMEERTATRNLAAEAISYPGLLKSVWGTASNMHPDLPVGKIQNGYRANIVVWDPEHPSLWPCLDVLQTLSMADASKGIYQMMTSGQWRGTAGHYSESIVESDDYKEARTEASLRLDGLLKRLNLR
- a CDS encoding M61 family metallopeptidase, with the translated sequence MTKASVHFVISMNRPASHMFNVTMTVQEPNTEEQLFSLPAWIPGSYLLREFAKSLGPISARLEAGPIEVHKVDRNTWAVRGAKGPLTLQYDVYAWDMSVRSAHLDQTHGYYNGTSVCLMTHGMENESHSVEIIEPSDEKCVNWRVATTLKRVTGEEGGFGLFESPDYDDLVDHPVEMGDFTLATFEAAGVPHHIAITGRHSTDCERLCADLKEICETHINMFGELPKMDCYLFQVMAVGNAYGGLEHRSSTSLVCKRDDLPQKGVEEVTEGYRQFLGLCSHEYFHTWNVKRIKPAMFLPYDLSKESHTTLLWAFEGITSYFDDLGLIRSGMVDTESYLELLGRGATRVYRSYGRHKQSLFDSSFDAWTKFYRQDENAPNAIVSYYTKGAIVALALDMKIRHVTQDEKSLDDVMRVLWARHGKPLVGVPEDGVEKIVQEVAGEDFTDFFDSALRGTDDIELNPLLEPLGVRFCVRPQENSADKGGKPSKKKVTEQGCIGARTGAGGFGAKVLNVFDGAAAEDAGLAAGDVVVALDGLRVTGTDLEDRVAALKVGEEVSVHAFRRDELVTTTLKVGSPVADTVYFELIEDASEAVVARRNAWLGLGASEGLNA